The proteins below are encoded in one region of Apium graveolens cultivar Ventura chromosome 4, ASM990537v1, whole genome shotgun sequence:
- the LOC141719348 gene encoding uncharacterized protein LOC141719348 gives MIPTGFRGSIVESTSAKKFLSEIEQYFAKNEKAETSNLLSKLVTMKYKGKENIREYIIGMSNLAGKLKEVKLELSNELLVHLVLISLPPQFGHSVVSYNTQKEKWTLNELISHCVQEEERVLREKTESAHLSSSSHDKKRKRGKDIASGKPKHQLQEK, from the coding sequence ATGATTCCAACTGGCTTTCGGGGCTCTATTGTTGAGAGCACAAGTGCCAAGAAGTTCCTCTCCGAGATTGAGCAATATTTTGCTAAAAATGAGAAAGCGGAAACGAGTAATCTTCTGTCAAAACTCGTGACCATGAAGTATAAAGGAAAGGAGAACATAAGGGAGTACATCATTGGGATGTCTAATCTTGCTGGAAAACTCAAAGAAGTCAAGTTAGAACTTTCGAATGAGTTGCTTGTTCACTTGGTTCTTATTTCTCTGCCTCCTCAGTTTGGACACTCTGTGGTGAGTTATAATACTCAAAAGGAAAAATGGACTCTTAATGAGCTCATTTCACACTGTGTGCAAGAGGAAGAGAGGGTTTTGCGAGAGAAGACTGAGAGTGCTCACTTATCATCAAGCTCTCATgataagaaaagaaagagagGTAAGGATATTGCAAGTGGAAAACCCAAGCATCAGTTGCAAGAGAAGTAG
- the LOC141719350 gene encoding secreted RxLR effector protein 161-like — protein sequence MQRIPYASAAGSLMYAQVCTRHDITFIVGMLGRYLSNPGMEQWKAVKRVLRYLKKTKDYMLTYRKSDNLEIIGYLDSDFGGCKDERKSTSGYVYLLDGGAISWRSTKQTLIASSTMAAEYIACFVASNHALWL from the coding sequence ATGCAAAGGATACCATATGCATCGGCAGCGGGAAGCCTAATGTATGCTCAAGTTTGTACTCGTCATGACATAACATTCATTGTTGGAATGTTGGGAAGATATTTGAGCAATCCTGGAATGGAGCAATGGAAAGCAGTGAAACGAGTCTTACGGTatttgaagaaaacaaaagacTATATGCTCACATACAGGAAATCAGATAATCTAGAAATCATTGGATATTTAGATTCTGACTTTGGAGGATGCAAAGATGAAAGAAAATCTACTTCGGGCTATGTTTATCTACTGGATGGTGGAGCAATTTCATGGAGGTCTACCAAACAGACGCTCATAGCTTCGTCCACCATGGCTGCAGAATATATAGCATGTTTTGTGGCATCCAATCACGCTTTATGGCTGTGA